A window of Actinobacillus suis ATCC 33415 contains these coding sequences:
- the focA gene encoding formate transporter FocA: MFSPAEMAKIAEDGAVYKATKHQLYSFISAILAGGFIALAFVFYTTTQTGAADVPWGMAKLVGGTVFSLGVILCVVFGAELFTSSTLTAVAKATHRITWFQMFRNWFIVYGGNFVGGLSMVVLIWLSGQIMAANGQWGLTILKTAQHKIHHTWMEAFTLGILCNIMVCLAVWMANAGKSLTDKAFIMIMPIALFVSSGFEHCVANMFMIPMGMMISQFASPEFWTAINVDPAQYADLDLYHFIVKNLIPVTLGNIVGGVFFIGLVQWFLYIRKH, encoded by the coding sequence ATGTTCTCACCTGCTGAAATGGCAAAAATCGCTGAAGACGGTGCAGTCTATAAGGCAACTAAACATCAATTATATTCTTTTATCTCGGCAATTTTAGCAGGTGGTTTCATCGCGCTTGCTTTTGTCTTTTATACCACAACACAAACCGGTGCGGCAGATGTACCATGGGGAATGGCAAAACTCGTCGGAGGTACCGTTTTCTCTTTAGGCGTTATCCTATGCGTAGTATTCGGTGCGGAATTATTTACTTCATCAACACTAACCGCTGTCGCTAAAGCGACGCATCGTATCACTTGGTTCCAAATGTTTAGAAACTGGTTCATTGTGTATGGCGGTAACTTTGTCGGTGGCTTGAGTATGGTTGTGCTTATTTGGCTTTCAGGTCAAATTATGGCGGCAAACGGTCAATGGGGATTAACCATTCTTAAAACGGCACAACACAAAATTCATCATACTTGGATGGAGGCTTTTACCTTAGGTATTTTATGTAACATTATGGTTTGTCTTGCGGTATGGATGGCAAATGCCGGTAAAAGTCTAACAGACAAAGCATTTATTATGATTATGCCGATTGCATTATTCGTGTCATCAGGCTTTGAGCACTGTGTTGCAAATATGTTTATGATCCCGATGGGTATGATGATTTCACAATTTGCATCACCTGAATTCTGGACAGCGATTAATGTCGATCCGGCACAATACGCAGACTTAGATTTATATCATTTTATTGTTAAGAATCTTATTCCGGTAACATTAGGAAATATTGTCGGGGGAGTGTTCTTCATCGGCTTAGTACAATGGTTCTTATACATTCGTAAACACTAA
- a CDS encoding YqaA family protein — protein sequence MIDYFTSLLSFFFSEENQLISMFLSAFLSATVLPGNSELIFTALASKNLLAEQTIFSASMMWLALIATLGNSLGSIVTYAMGLLIPKPVNLQHRSARLALSLCEKYGVFALLLTSLPVIGDVLCGIAGWLRFNIWQAVLFITLGKLARYLLLLFTLYPFMF from the coding sequence ATGATAGATTATTTTACTTCATTACTTAGTTTTTTCTTCTCTGAAGAAAACCAATTAATCTCAATGTTCCTCAGTGCCTTTTTAAGCGCTACGGTTTTGCCCGGTAATTCTGAATTAATTTTTACTGCATTAGCATCAAAAAATTTATTGGCGGAACAAACGATTTTTTCTGCAAGTATGATGTGGTTAGCTTTGATTGCCACATTAGGCAATAGCCTCGGCAGTATCGTCACTTATGCGATGGGATTATTAATTCCTAAGCCGGTTAATTTGCAACATCGTTCCGCAAGATTAGCACTGTCTTTATGTGAAAAATACGGGGTGTTTGCGCTTCTTTTGACAAGTCTGCCTGTTATTGGGGATGTGTTATGCGGCATAGCTGGTTGGCTCAGATTTAATATTTGGCAAGCGGTGCTGTTTATTACGTTGGGAAAGTTAGCACGCTATTTATTATTACTTTTTACGCTTTACCCTTTTATGTTTTAG